The following proteins come from a genomic window of Triticum aestivum cultivar Chinese Spring chromosome 6A, IWGSC CS RefSeq v2.1, whole genome shotgun sequence:
- the LOC123127623 gene encoding glyceraldehyde-3-phosphate dehydrogenase 2, cytosolic isoform X2 has product MAPIKIGINGFGRIGRLVARVALQSPDVELVAVNDPFITTDYMTYMFKYDTVHGQWKHHEVKVKDSKTLLFGQKEVAVFGCRNPEEIPWAAAGAEYVVESTGVFTDKDKAAAHIKGGAKKVIISAPSKDAPMFVCGVNEKEYKSDIDIVSNASCTTNCLAPLAKVINDRFGIVEGLMTTVHAMTATQKTVDGPSSKDWRGGRAASFNIIPSSTGAAKAVGKVLPELNGKLTGMAFRVPTVDVSVVDLTVRLAKPATYDQIKAAIKEESEGNLKGILGYVDEDLVSTDFQGDNRSSIFDAKAGIALNDNFVKLVSWYDNEWGYSTRVVDLIRHMHSSK; this is encoded by the exons ATGG CTCCGATCAAGATCGGCATCAATG GTTTCGGCCGGATCGGCAGGCTTGTGGCCAGGGTTGCGCTCCAGAGCCCCGatgtcgagctcgtcgccgtcaacGACCCCTTCATCACCACCGACTACATG ACCTACATGTTCAAGTATGACACTGTCCATGGACAGTGGAAGCACCATGAAGTTAAGGTGAAGGACTCCAAGACCCTTCTCTTCGGCCAGAAGGAGGTAGCTGTGTTTGGCTGCAG GAACCCTGAGGAGATCCCATGGGCTGCTGCTGGTGCTGAGTACGTTGTTGAGTCCACCGGTGTTTTCACTGACAAGGACAAGGCTGCAGCTCACATTAAG GGTGGTGCCAAGAAGGTCATCATTTCTGCTCCCAGCAAAGATGCTCCCATGTTTGTCTGTGGTGTCAATGAGAAGGAATACAAGTCTGACATCGACATTGTCTCCAACGCTAGTTGCACCACTAACTGCCTTGCTCCTCTTGCTAAG GTTATCAATGACAGGTTTGGCATTGTTGAGGGTTTGATGACCACAGTTCATGCCATGACTG CAACCCAGAAGACTGTTGATGGTCCTTCCAGCAAGGACTGGAGAGGTGGAAGGGCTGCCAGCTTCAACATCATTCCAAGCAGCACTGGTGCCGCAAAG GCTGTTGGCAAGGTGCTCCCAGAGCTTAACGGAAAGTTGACTGGAATGGCCTTCCGTGTTCCTACTGTTGATGTTTCTGTTGTTGATCTGACTGTTAGACTTGCGAAGCCAGCAACCTATGATCAGATTAAGGCTGCTATCAA GGAGGAGTCTGAGGGAAACCTCAAGGGCATTTTGGGTTACGTGGATGAGGACCTTGTTTCCACTGACTTCCAGGGTGACAACAG GTCCAGCATCTTTGATGCCAAGGCCGGGATTGCTCTGAACGACAACTTTGTCAAGCTTGTCTCCTGGTACGACAACGAGTGGGGATACAG CACCCGTGTGGTCGACCTCATCCGTCACATGCACAGCTCCAAGTAA
- the LOC123127623 gene encoding glyceraldehyde-3-phosphate dehydrogenase 2, cytosolic isoform X1, which translates to MCMFLSFWKRLLDLLCKCLLHTLYSSLPVENNFVVPDLRNLFVPRNDYCSILQTYMFKYDTVHGQWKHHEVKVKDSKTLLFGQKEVAVFGCRNPEEIPWAAAGAEYVVESTGVFTDKDKAAAHIKGGAKKVIISAPSKDAPMFVCGVNEKEYKSDIDIVSNASCTTNCLAPLAKVINDRFGIVEGLMTTVHAMTATQKTVDGPSSKDWRGGRAASFNIIPSSTGAAKAVGKVLPELNGKLTGMAFRVPTVDVSVVDLTVRLAKPATYDQIKAAIKEESEGNLKGILGYVDEDLVSTDFQGDNRSSIFDAKAGIALNDNFVKLVSWYDNEWGYSTRVVDLIRHMHSSK; encoded by the exons ATGTGTATGTTTCTTAGTTTTTGGAAACGACTTTTAGATCTGCTTTGCAAGTGCCTTTTGCATACGTTATATTCCTCACTTCCAGTGGAGAATAATTTTGTAGTTCCAGATTTGAGGAATCTATTTGTTCCACGCAATGACTATTGTTCCATTTTGCAGACCTACATGTTCAAGTATGACACTGTCCATGGACAGTGGAAGCACCATGAAGTTAAGGTGAAGGACTCCAAGACCCTTCTCTTCGGCCAGAAGGAGGTAGCTGTGTTTGGCTGCAG GAACCCTGAGGAGATCCCATGGGCTGCTGCTGGTGCTGAGTACGTTGTTGAGTCCACCGGTGTTTTCACTGACAAGGACAAGGCTGCAGCTCACATTAAG GGTGGTGCCAAGAAGGTCATCATTTCTGCTCCCAGCAAAGATGCTCCCATGTTTGTCTGTGGTGTCAATGAGAAGGAATACAAGTCTGACATCGACATTGTCTCCAACGCTAGTTGCACCACTAACTGCCTTGCTCCTCTTGCTAAG GTTATCAATGACAGGTTTGGCATTGTTGAGGGTTTGATGACCACAGTTCATGCCATGACTG CAACCCAGAAGACTGTTGATGGTCCTTCCAGCAAGGACTGGAGAGGTGGAAGGGCTGCCAGCTTCAACATCATTCCAAGCAGCACTGGTGCCGCAAAG GCTGTTGGCAAGGTGCTCCCAGAGCTTAACGGAAAGTTGACTGGAATGGCCTTCCGTGTTCCTACTGTTGATGTTTCTGTTGTTGATCTGACTGTTAGACTTGCGAAGCCAGCAACCTATGATCAGATTAAGGCTGCTATCAA GGAGGAGTCTGAGGGAAACCTCAAGGGCATTTTGGGTTACGTGGATGAGGACCTTGTTTCCACTGACTTCCAGGGTGACAACAG GTCCAGCATCTTTGATGCCAAGGCCGGGATTGCTCTGAACGACAACTTTGTCAAGCTTGTCTCCTGGTACGACAACGAGTGGGGATACAG CACCCGTGTGGTCGACCTCATCCGTCACATGCACAGCTCCAAGTAA